CTGATTACTGTTTGCCCAATTAAATTTATGAAGTACCTAGTTTTCGTTCTTTGTTGTTGGTGTGTTAGTATTACTCAGACGTGTGCTCAAACACCAGACTCTATTTACCGTTCGCTGGAACAGTTAGCGTGGAAGCCCATATTGGCCGACACGGGGCAAACCGATTGGCAACAGCACTGGTCGGTCGATGGAGACCGGGCTACTCTCAAAGCAACTCCCCAAGGAAGACTTTTTTGCGCGGGCCCAATCGCCTACGACAATGGCTCACACGCCGTGATGTGGACCAAACAAAGCTTTAGCGGCCCTATCAAGGTTGAGTACGACTACGTACGGGCCGACGATATCAGCCGATTTGTGAATATCATTTATGTGCAGGCGACGGGTATTGGCGAGCCACCCTACACCAAGGATATCAGTGAGTGGGATTCGTTGCGAACTATCCCGACCATGAGTAAGTATTTTACGTACATGAACGCCTACCATATTAGCTTTGCCGCCTTCGACATGGACAATGAGGATCCTGATAATGACTATGTACGCGCGCGACGCTATCCGGTAGCTCCCGATGGCAATTTTACTGAAGATACCGCTCTGAAGCCGGACTATACCCAAACCGGGCTGTTTAAGCCGGGAGTACGATACCACATTACGATTATTAAAAATAACAACCATCTGACGATGCACGTAGAGGGGGATGAAAAATCTTCGCTATTCTACTGGGATACTTCCGCTTTCCCTCCTGTAGAAGCTGGTTGGGTAGGATTCCGTCATATGTATACCCGCTGCGCTAAGTACGATAACGTCAGAATTTACGGGTTACCCTGAAGAAAGTAAGCAATACGCTGAATACGATTAAGAAAAGACGAGTTTCAGTCATGAGCAGTAGGTAGAGAGGCTGAAGGAGGTGCAGCTTCTCCACCTACTGCTCATAAAATATAACCACACTTGATAAACCTCTTCTGAGTTCACGGCGTAGCTGACCGCTTCGTTCATCTAGGAATAGATTCGTATTTTTTTGTTTACTAGCCGTTACTCGATCAGCAGTTTCTGGGTCGTGATAACTGCACCCTGCCGTACCAGAACGGTATAGAGTCCTTTAGGTAAGGTTTGAATACCCACCGTCTGGCTTCGGGCGAGCCATTTTTCTAGCACTACCCGACCGGTCAGATCTAATACCCGCAGCTGAGCCGCTGACTGCTCATCGAACAACTGTACCCGCACTTCGCTGTGCGCTGGGTTGGGATAGAGAGTCAACTGTTTGTCTACTCCTGGCACTTCCTCAGCTAAGCCAGTTTTGCCTACGGAGGTTGTCCGACGAGCGTTGGTATCATTTATCCTAACCAGTTGCCACTGTTGATTGGCCTTATCAAAGGAAGTCCACTGCTGCACGTTGGCCCCGTCCTCAGTCGACTCCGTCCATACGTCCAATACTTTACCACTGTGACGGGCCGTGAGTGTATAGTAGCCCTCACCACTGGGCTCAATCTTCCATTGCTGGTTGTCGTTGTCGTTGTAGGCCCACTGCTGTACGTTGCCCCCATTCGCGGTCGACCAACTTCGCACGTCGAGGGCCTTGCCACTGTACTTGGAGACGATCTTATAATAGCCTTCCCCCACCGGGGTAATTTCCCACTGACGGTTTTCAGCGTCGTTGGTGCCGTACTGGAACACGTTTACCCCGTTACTACGGGCGTTGCTGAACCCACCGTTGGTGGCCGGGTTAGTGTCTACCGCCAAGGCCTTATCCGAATGACGGGCTATTAGTTTATAAGTGCCCGCTACCGAACCAGATACATCGGACTGAACTTCGTAGGCCCCAATGTCAGGTGCATTACCTGAGAAGGGAAGACCCACGTCCACTCCGCGGTCGTGGGCAAAGCTGGCATCATCAATCTCAAAGAAGGGATAAGGCTTACTGCCGGAAAGCAACAAACCCGCCCTTTCATTGTAGTTACCCGTGACCCGGCTGTGGTTCATATCCACGTTTTGGTACGTATTGTTAGTTACTTCCAATCCCGGTGCGTTCACGTTATTGGTCTTGAACAAGCGAACCTTTCCCGGCAGGGCGTACTCCAGAATATTATTCTTGATCTGAAAATTAGTCCACTCACCGGGGTCGCCCTCAAACAGAAAGGGTTGGTTGTTGATGTTACCGGAATAGGTAGAGTAGATGGTGTTGTTGAAAAACTTCCAGTCGGTGGCCGGGCCGTTCATTCTACAGAAAGTACGGGGATAATACATGTTGAACACATTGTGGTGATAACTCTGATGAGATTCGTTTTGAGAGCTTCCCGCATTATTAAACACCATGCTGAAGCTTGAGCCGTTGATATAGTTGTGGTCAAACTCTAGGTAAAACTGTCGGGTTTCCATACATGACCACACGAACGAGGCATTGTCATTCATCTCCCAGCGGTTATGGTGCACTCGAATAGCATTCGTGATAGGTTCCGGGGCAAACCTGGGAGCATGCGGCGAACTCAGACTAATCTGCGAATGAATAAAGGTACAGTTACGAATCTCGCTGTTCTTGAGCGTGATATTAAAGTACTCAAGGGAAAACGGAAACTGACCGGGAAATATCTCGAAGGTGCAGTTGTCCACAATCAGGTCTTCTACTAAGTGCGCTGCAATCTCATCCAACCAGTGCCTTCCCCCGTAGAACTGGATACCTACTCCCACCCGTTCCGACGGATTAGATGGATTCGGGTGAACGTCCTGTACAAAACTACTATTAGTGATATAGATGCCTTTGCTACGATTGGCCACGAAAGCCGTACCATAGTCAATTCCTGCTTTGACGAAGTTATAAAAGTCGCACCGATCAACAGTCACGTTGGTAAGTTCTCCCCGTAGCAAAAGGGAGGTGTTGCTGATCCAGTTGAACGCCACATGCTCGACGGTGAAATCCTGGACATCGCGGACGAAGAGACCATTGGATCCCGTTCTTTGGTTGCCATTGATTTCCAAATGGGCGATTCGGTTGCCGTCCAAATCCCGGCCATAGATTAAAGTTTCTGAGGTGAACGATAGCACTGTTCGGCTACTACTGCTCTTGCCATTTCCAATCAGGTCTACCCCTGAAGCCAGGGTCATGGTGGACTCCTTGAAGGTACCGGCTCCGACTCTGATCCGGTCGTTGGGGTTCGTCACTCGGGTGGTCGCGTACTTTACCGTACGCCAGGGCTTGGCTTCGGTGCCGTTGCCCGTGTTGTCGTTGCCGTTGGTCTTTACCCAGTAGTCGGTGGCGTGGACTACGAACCCGCAGAATATCAATACCAGAGTAGCTAACGTACTTATCGTGGTTTGGATGTTTTTCATAGATGTGTTTATTAATTGTTGCTGTCTTAAAATTAGTTTTGTCAGCCTATTATGGGCTGTCGGTTATAAAAATGATGCGGTGTACACCGGCCAAGCGACCCTAGCTTCAGGATGACCTGACCGGTGGTGGTATATACGCCTATTCTATCAATAGCTTTTCCGATGTGGTTACCTTGCCCTGTTGTAGGCGGATGGTGTAGAGTCCTCGGGGGAGGGTTCGGATATTGATCGTTTGACTTCGCTGTACCCGCTCTTCCAACACCACCCGACCAGTCAGATCCAGCACCCGTAGTACGGCGGGCTGCTCCTGATTCGGCAGACGAAGCTGCACTTCCCCCCGAGCCGGGTTTGGATAGAGCGTAAAGTTCTCGCCTTGGTTTGTTTCTTTTTCTCCAGACAAAGAGACTTTGCTCACCTCACTGCTTTGGCGGGCGTTGCTGCCACAGCCAGGGTTACCGTAGTTGTTGTCCCCGTTGGTGAACAAGATTTGCTTATCACCGTTGGTCCAGGTGCTGGTCTGCGTCACCGCACTACTCTCGCTCTGGATGCGACTACCGCATACATCTACGTAGTCTACGTACAGGTTACGATCACAACCGGTGTTGTCATTGTTGGTGAACACTACCTGAATGGTACCCCCACTGTAACCGGAGTAGGTATAGTTGGTGTAGCTGGTGCTCACCGTCTCGCTCAGTACTTCGCTACCGTCTACCCACAGTTGCATCACTTCGCTTCCGCAATTACCCCGCGCCCGTACCACAATGTTGCCCGAACCGCTGCCCCCGCCGTCACCGACGCTGATTGTGCCGAAGTCGATGTGACCCTCGCAAAACATCGTCTGACTGAAGCTGCCCCCGCAGGAGCCGTTCTGCCAGGTGGCCGTGTTCACCTCCTGGGCTTCAGCTTGATAGGTCGTACCTTCCACTTGTAGCCAATCCACTTCCATATCGGTACCGTTGTCGGGAAAGTAGAGTTTCACGTTGCCCCCGCTGCTCACGCTATGGGTATACTCTTGGTAGCTGCTACCGCTTACGGTCCAGGTCTTGACCGTTTGGTCATTGATCCGCAACTGTAGCTGATCCGAGTTGCCATTACGCATCCGCACCCGTACTCGTACATTAGCCGTCGGATTAGGATCGGGATCAGGGCCGCTGGTCACAAATTGGATGGCATCTACGTTGAAAGACCCGTTTAGCATCTCTAACCGAAGAATTTGCTCTCCCCCAGACAAGGTTACCCCCGGAACCGTTACCATACGGAATTCATCGAAGCTATCGGTATTGGTATCCAGTTCGGCAACACCTAATTCCGTAAATGTTTCGTTGCCTACCAGAATGCGCATACGCCGACCATCTTGGGGGCTGGCCATGGGTATCTGCAGGTCGTAGGTACCCGCGGTGGCCGAGATACTGTACTCCAACCATTCGCCGGTTTGTATCCATCCCACGTAGGTGGCACCACCACCAGTGGATCCGATATCTACACCATCGTTACGGTACTGGTTGCCAGCGTTGTTGCTAGGTGTATTGTCGTTGTAGGCTACCCCTTGTCCGCCCCGGTCATAGTTTTCGGCCTGTAAGGTAGTACCGTCGGTCACTGGCCAGGGGGCGCCGTTGTTACCGAAGGGAGATTGGGCTACTGGTTGGGCGGTATCGCCGGTCTCGGTGACCATTAGTACCCCTACCAGTGCCAGAAAGCCGTTGTTGCCCAGGGCAGGTTCGGTAGCAGGTACGTCTGACCGCCGATTGCTGTAGACATCGTCCAGGCGGGGTCCCATTACCAGAGCACCAGTCAGGGTATTAGTATCAAATTCGGGACAGCAGTCGATTTGGCCAGCGGTGGGATCGTGAGCTCCCCGATGGTGCGTCTTTCGTGGCGGGTTGTTGCCATAATCAACCACATAGGATCGATTGGCCGGATTGCTGCCCAGTGCGTAGTTTACCTGACCGAACGCAAAGTCGCGCGCGCTATTGTAGCTGTCGTTGCTACTGCCTACCAGTTCGGCATAACGGTAGGCCAGGGAAGCAGCCGCCAGCGACAGTGGCAGCGCAAAACCGGTACCGGTATTCACTGCGGCGGGCTGCCACATACCGCCGGGTGAACGCTTGCCTTCGCTACCGTTAGAGATGGCCACCACATAACGCTCCACCGCACTCAGGTAACGGCTCTCACCAGTAGCTTTCGCCATTTGGTAGGCTCCTTCGTACTGATGATCGCCCCAACCGGGAGCCCACCCGCCGACGTAGTTACCTATTTGCTGAAACGCAGCTTGGGCCTCATCACGATAGCGCTGTTCCCCGGTCGCCCGGTACAGCCAAGCAGCCCCTACCATGATTTCGTCTTGATACCCGTTGTTGTCCTTGTAAAAAGCAAACTCACCCGTAGGGCGGCTGAGGTAGGGGTTGCCCGGTAGCGGGCCACCATCTACGGTAGACGACTTATTATACGAAGCTTGATAATTGTATCCAAAGTCATACAACTCTCTGGCGTGTTGTAGCAGGGTTGCACTGTAGGTCTCATCTCCCCCCCTAAAAGCCATGCTTAGGGCAGCAAAGGCGGCGGCGTTGGCACAAGCCAGGTTGGTGTTCGGATTGCTCAGATCGGCCATGAAGCTTGTTCGTTCGTAGGTGTTATCTTCAGGCTTTTGCCAAAAGGAGTGGTCGACCGTACCTTCTCCCACCTGTATCACGTACTTATTGGGTTCGGGATGGCATTTTATCATATAGTCGCCGATCCAGCGCAACTGTTTGAGCAATAGATTGCGGTTGCCCGTGGCATCCACCTCATCCCTACGATCTACATAGAGCGTGGCAAGGTTGTAGACCGCCTGAGCCATGGGAAAGTTGAATTTGACATGGTCTCCGGCATCATACCATCCACCGGTAAGGTCGAGGCTAAGGTCTTGTCCATCGGTGGTATGGGAAGGCCCGCGCCAATCGAACGAACTGTAACTGCGGACATCTGGACCAGAGGCCTGTGCCTCAAAGAATAAAATAGATTTTGTGAGTAGGTCGGCGTAATCGCGATCGGCGAGTTGTGCAAAAGAAGCACTGCCTACAGTCAATAAAAGAAAAGTCAGTTGTAATTTTCTCATTTTTTTCGTTTTAGTTTACCCAAACGACCGCTAGAAAACGTATTAGGGGTCGGTAGGGCATTGAAATTAATTAGAAGATTTAAAGCGGTTAAACTGTCATTCTATCAGCAGCTTCTCCGACAGGGTGCCCTGTGCCCTTCCCCTGCGGATGTCTACCGTCCTGGAGTTATGCGGACGAGTGAGCAGAAATAGGCTCACCCCTACGCTCAGGAAAATCAAGTGAACAATAGACATGCTAGCCAGGTACGCCTGTCACTACACAAACAATGCATTGAGAGTGAATTTCATCCAAAAAAGAACAGACCAGCTAGCTGATAGCAGCTAAGCTGGTCGCTGGTGCGATACTACTGCACAATTACTTTTCGTCTGAGCTGGTACCCTTGCTGCCCCTGCATCTTCAGGAAGTAAATACCGGGGCGTAGGTGGCTAATGTCTAACCTAGCCTTTCGCCCTGACTGCCGGTGCTGCATTACCTGCTGGCCGTTCACATCGTGTACTACTACTTGGTACTCATCCTCTCCCTCGATGATTAGCTGGCCGGAAGCCGGGTTAGGGTACACCAACCATTCGCTCTCCAGCGGTGACGTTACTTCCCCGAACAAAGATACTTTGCTCACCTCACTGCTTTGGCGGGCATTGCTACCACAGCCTACATCCCCGAAGTTAAAATCACCATCGGTGAACAGCTTGTCGGGACGGTTCAAACAACAGGTTGCTGTCTCCACCGCATCCGTCTCGGTCTGGTAGCGTACCCCACACACATCAATGTAGTCCACTTCCAGGTTGCGGTCACAAGGACTCACCTCATCGTTGACAAAGGCCACCACTACCTCACCCCCCGAATAACCCGCAAAAGAGTAGTCGGCAAAGCTCGTTGATACATCCCAACGCTCTACTTCCTCTCCGTCTATGCGCAGCACCATCGTCTCACTGCCGCAGTCCCCCTTGGCCCGGATGCTGATCTGTCCTTCGCCTTCATTTCCCCCCTCTTCTGAGCAGCTGCCCTGCACTTCCACCTCCCGTAAGCTGACCCAGCTACCGCTATAGCCTTCCGCCCCACTCACCTCCACACGAAGGTAGCGAGCCGATACCGTTGCAAAG
This region of Tunicatimonas pelagia genomic DNA includes:
- a CDS encoding RICIN domain-containing protein: MKNIQTTISTLATLVLIFCGFVVHATDYWVKTNGNDNTGNGTEAKPWRTVKYATTRVTNPNDRIRVGAGTFKESTMTLASGVDLIGNGKSSSSRTVLSFTSETLIYGRDLDGNRIAHLEINGNQRTGSNGLFVRDVQDFTVEHVAFNWISNTSLLLRGELTNVTVDRCDFYNFVKAGIDYGTAFVANRSKGIYITNSSFVQDVHPNPSNPSERVGVGIQFYGGRHWLDEIAAHLVEDLIVDNCTFEIFPGQFPFSLEYFNITLKNSEIRNCTFIHSQISLSSPHAPRFAPEPITNAIRVHHNRWEMNDNASFVWSCMETRQFYLEFDHNYINGSSFSMVFNNAGSSQNESHQSYHHNVFNMYYPRTFCRMNGPATDWKFFNNTIYSTYSGNINNQPFLFEGDPGEWTNFQIKNNILEYALPGKVRLFKTNNVNAPGLEVTNNTYQNVDMNHSRVTGNYNERAGLLLSGSKPYPFFEIDDASFAHDRGVDVGLPFSGNAPDIGAYEVQSDVSGSVAGTYKLIARHSDKALAVDTNPATNGGFSNARSNGVNVFQYGTNDAENRQWEITPVGEGYYKIVSKYSGKALDVRSWSTANGGNVQQWAYNDNDNQQWKIEPSGEGYYTLTARHSGKVLDVWTESTEDGANVQQWTSFDKANQQWQLVRINDTNARRTTSVGKTGLAEEVPGVDKQLTLYPNPAHSEVRVQLFDEQSAAQLRVLDLTGRVVLEKWLARSQTVGIQTLPKGLYTVLVRQGAVITTQKLLIE
- a CDS encoding glycoside hydrolase family 9 protein; the encoded protein is MRKLQLTFLLLTVGSASFAQLADRDYADLLTKSILFFEAQASGPDVRSYSSFDWRGPSHTTDGQDLSLDLTGGWYDAGDHVKFNFPMAQAVYNLATLYVDRRDEVDATGNRNLLLKQLRWIGDYMIKCHPEPNKYVIQVGEGTVDHSFWQKPEDNTYERTSFMADLSNPNTNLACANAAAFAALSMAFRGGDETYSATLLQHARELYDFGYNYQASYNKSSTVDGGPLPGNPYLSRPTGEFAFYKDNNGYQDEIMVGAAWLYRATGEQRYRDEAQAAFQQIGNYVGGWAPGWGDHQYEGAYQMAKATGESRYLSAVERYVVAISNGSEGKRSPGGMWQPAAVNTGTGFALPLSLAAASLAYRYAELVGSSNDSYNSARDFAFGQVNYALGSNPANRSYVVDYGNNPPRKTHHRGAHDPTAGQIDCCPEFDTNTLTGALVMGPRLDDVYSNRRSDVPATEPALGNNGFLALVGVLMVTETGDTAQPVAQSPFGNNGAPWPVTDGTTLQAENYDRGGQGVAYNDNTPSNNAGNQYRNDGVDIGSTGGGATYVGWIQTGEWLEYSISATAGTYDLQIPMASPQDGRRMRILVGNETFTELGVAELDTNTDSFDEFRMVTVPGVTLSGGEQILRLEMLNGSFNVDAIQFVTSGPDPDPNPTANVRVRVRMRNGNSDQLQLRINDQTVKTWTVSGSSYQEYTHSVSSGGNVKLYFPDNGTDMEVDWLQVEGTTYQAEAQEVNTATWQNGSCGGSFSQTMFCEGHIDFGTISVGDGGGSGSGNIVVRARGNCGSEVMQLWVDGSEVLSETVSTSYTNYTYSGYSGGTIQVVFTNNDNTGCDRNLYVDYVDVCGSRIQSESSAVTQTSTWTNGDKQILFTNGDNNYGNPGCGSNARQSSEVSKVSLSGEKETNQGENFTLYPNPARGEVQLRLPNQEQPAVLRVLDLTGRVVLEERVQRSQTINIRTLPRGLYTIRLQQGKVTTSEKLLIE